GGCATACGGCAAGAAGCGCGATCTCATACCAGAGATACCAGCACAGGGCGCCGTCGTGCGGCGGATAGGCTGGCGCGATGCGCCCCGCATTGTCCGACTACCAGCATGTGGCCAGCGGTAAGGTCCGCGAGATCTACCGTGTCGATGACGAGCACCTGCTGCTGGTTGCCAGCGACCGGATCTCGGCGTACGACTACGTCCTGGACAGCACCATCCCGGACAAGGGCCGCGTCCTGACCGCCATGAGCGCATTCTTCTTCGGGCTCGTCGATGCCCCTAACCATCTGGCCGGGCCGCCGGACGACCCGCGTATCCCCGACGAGGTGCTGGGCCGCGCGCTGGTGGTGCGTCGGCTGGAGATGCTGCCGGTGGAATGTGTGGCCCGTGGCTACCTGACCGGTTCGGGGTTACTGGATTACCAGGCAACCGGGAAGGTATGCGGTATCGCGCTGCCGCCGGGCCTGGTCGAGGCCAGTCGGTTCGCCACACCGCTGTTCACCCCGGCGACTAAAGCCGCGTTGGGGGACCACGACGAGAACATCTCGTTTGACCGGGTGGTGGAGATGGTAGGCGCGTTGCGTGCCAACCAGCTGCGTGATCGTACTCTGCAGACGTATGTGCAGGCCGCCGATCACGCTCTCACCCGCGGAATCATTATCGCCGACACCAAGTTTGAATTTGGCATCGACCGCCACGGCAACCTGCTGCTGGCCGACGAAATCTTCACACCGGACTCGTCGCGGTACTGGCCTGCCGACGACTACCGGGCCGGCGTGGTCCAGACCAGCTTCGACAAACAGTTTGTCCGCAGCTGGCTCACCGGCTCCGAGTCCGGCTGGGATAGAGGCAGCGATCGGCCGCCGCCTCCGCTCCCCGAGCATATCGTCGAGGCCACGCGTGCCCGTTATATTAATGCATACGAACGGATTTCCGAACTAAAATTCGACGACTGGATCGGCCCTGGCGCATGATGCACCGAACCGCACTACCCTCACCGCCCGTGGCCAAGCGGGTGCAGACCCGCCGGGAGCACCACGGCGACGTCTTTGTCGACCCATATGAATGGTTGCGCGACAAGGACAGCCCTGAAGTAATCGCCTACCTCGAAGCTGAAAACGACTACACCGAACGGACCACCGCGCACCTTGAGCCATTGCGGCAAAAGATCTTCCACGAAATCAAAGCGCGTACCAAGGAAACCGACTTATCGGTGCCGACGCGACGTGGCAACTGGTGGTACTACGCGCGGACCTTTGAGGGAAAGCAGTATGGCGTACACTGTCGTTGCCCGGTAACCGATCCCGACGACTGGAACCCACCAGAGTTCGACGAGCGCACCGAAATACCCGGTGAACAGCTTCTGCTCGACGAGAACGTGGAAGCTGACGGCCACGACTTCTTCGCACTGGGCGCGGCCAGCGTCAGCCTGGACGATAACCTCTTAGCGTATTCCGTTGATGTCGTAGGTGACGAACGATATACCTTGCGGTTCAAGGATTTACGCACCGGAGAACAGTACCCGGACGAGATCGCCGGGATCGGAGCGGGAGTCACCTGGGCAGCTGACAACCACTGTCTACTACACCACCGTGGACGCGGCCTGGCGTCCGGACACAGTGTGGCGATACCGACTAGGGTCCGGCGAATCGTCGGAGCGGGTTTACCACGAAGCCGATGATCGGTTCTGGCTCGCGGTGGGGCGTACTCGCAGCAACGCCTATCTGCTGATTGCGGCGGGGTCGTCCATCACTTCGGAGGTCCGTTACGCGCACGCGGCAGATCCGACAGCGCAGTTCAGCGTGGTGCTGCCGCGCCGCGACGGCGTCGAGTACTCGGTGGAGCATGCGGTCATAGCTGGCCAGGACCGGTTTCTGATCCTGCACAACGACGGCGCGGTGAACTTCACACTGGTAGAGGCCCCGGTCGAGGATCCTGCGCGGCAACGCACCCTCATCGCCCACCGCGACGACGTCCGACTCGACGCGGTGGATGCCTTGGCCGGCCATCTGGTAGTCAGCTATCGGCGCGAGGCGCTGCCGCGGGTTCAACTGTGGCCGATCGGGCCTGACGGAAACTATGGTGAGCCCGAAGAGATCTCGTTCGACTCCGAGCTGATGTCGGCCGGACTGGGGCCCAACCCCAACTGGGATTCGCCCAAACTGCGGGTCGGTGCCGGATCTTTCGTCACCCCGGTGCGGATCTACGACATCGACCTGGTCACTGGCGAGCGTACCTTGCTGAAAGAACAGCCCGTACTGGGCGGCTACCGCCGCGAAGACTATGTGGAGCGGCGTGACTGGGCGTACGGAGACGACGGCACCCGGATCCCGGTCTCGATAGTGCACCGAGCCGATATCGAATTCCCGGCACCTGCGTTGATCTATGGCTACGGCGCCTACGAGATCTGTGAGGATCCGCGGTTTTCCATCGCTCGGTTGTCGCTGCTGGATCGCGGGATGGTGTTCGTCGTCGCCCACGTTCGCGGCGGCGGTGAGATGGGCAGGCTGTGGTATGAAAACGGCAAGCTACTGGACAAGAAGAACA
Above is a window of Mycobacterium tuberculosis H37Rv DNA encoding:
- the purC gene encoding phosphoribosylaminoimidazole-succinocarboxamide synthase (SAICAR synthetase), with product MRPALSDYQHVASGKVREIYRVDDEHLLLVASDRISAYDYVLDSTIPDKGRVLTAMSAFFFGLVDAPNHLAGPPDDPRIPDEVLGRALVVRRLEMLPVECVARGYLTGSGLLDYQATGKVCGIALPPGLVEASRFATPLFTPATKAALGDHDENISFDRVVEMVGALRANQLRDRTLQTYVQAADHALTRGIIIADTKFEFGIDRHGNLLLADEIFTPDSSRYWPADDYRAGVVQTSFDKQFVRSWLTGSESGWDRGSDRPPPPLPEHIVEATRARYINAYERISELKFDDWIGPGA